Proteins encoded in a region of the Elaeis guineensis isolate ETL-2024a chromosome 7, EG11, whole genome shotgun sequence genome:
- the LOC105048194 gene encoding uncharacterized protein, translated as MPRSSGHKSHGEHNYGERSDSQEDRNSTDRKERAEKRGGSSRISRDQESEKRKSSSLPRSSQGKDQSGAGHGNVSVEQGRKRKDRAEDSAARARWKGDREDDGGADSGPKGEKFGPSEPNRDAKSNLSAVESRERSSRRREGYTERCEDSSSKVESTKRRSEKDLSHDVSLRESSSQYKDAKEKGRERGSERDKKVHESRHGRSDDGGSRNQGSKTGCSEEERVLKKDEEITGWQIRDELRNAELEKELEKCIRRRGDGSGDRDKSQGDGRDSDNRRLSSRDDRPKNENYKEERHRDERHKDGRYQGKYREDLDRDQRHRDDRHRDEHSSRDHTTDRSDNKHHRDENKTSKSRYKESKLQDSDHGGSHVEDRSSRYKDSWGRKRSIDENDAYNDLRPRSAKESFGDCDRARPEYLHSNKIDSNQSNKRPKSSSSSSVHVIKDPSRRSSRQVGSTHQGLPSGDKDRPGVASMGDLAGVSRGCDGTSDSQSLKKAKSKYHINSGDHPVETSSQDDKIRRSDGQSQSIQLTEISQSTNDHQFLYRSGTRHSLDIEDMAKKGSSYKDKKEYSSVDGRERELPLKNLIMDNYSRTESNEHVPFGPSSFNQNGQFPPPPPVRHGVDSPLLLGSYEDDNTNQIGDHTSGSRYRRNSDFSTGKGQGNAWKSAPTWPSPVANRFMPFQHGLMPPGFPSAMQQFPAPSLFGMRPAMDVTHDIVSYHMHRAAGHVRPFGWHNPMEDSRPQLQGWDGSSGVLGDDSHVYGRPEWDHPNGHLSGIRGWGMSAAMWKGQNENVNVEIPQPQEPDYSSHSLPDKGWTRQSDNQSSKEQVLSERTEIKRSNDAPPAKNAAEAPPETMYKKTPVPSKTAGDDCSRFCCNYLSKLDISVDLASPELYKQCLTLLGTSDPVVCNISKHGYHQNIDDENKVVKKRRNNILSSVFPANTEAVFQRAMSLYKKQHEVAKAMFPVVTDPSRGEKDSPEASDTDKVKVVDDQLPEEMLSANASSCRSTEEGSNFVTEAKDDVPGDAKQQQDTDENVPGDAQAQGDLSGDAKEQHSDVISDAVVLGEGSQACEAVMPECRVNLSRIPISPESTH; from the exons ATGCCGCGGAGCTCCGGCCATAAATCGCACGGAGAGCACAATTATGGCGAGCGGTCGGATTCCCAGGAGGATAGGAACTCGACAGACCGCAAGGAGAGGGCTGAAAAGCGTGGCGGTAGTTCTAGGATTTCGAGGGATCAGGAGTCTGAGAAGCGAAAGTCTTCTTCTCTGCCGCGGTCATCTCAGGGGAAGGATCAGAGCGGTGCTGGTCATGGCAATGTGTCTGTGGAGCAGGGGAGGAAGCGGAAAGATAGGGCAGAAGACTCGGCAGCGCGTGCTCGGTGGAAGGGCGATCGAGAGGATGATGGCGGGGCCGATTCGGGGCCTAAAGGTGAGAAATTTGGGCCTTCAGAACCCAACAGGGACGCAAAGTCGAATCTTTCGGCTGTTGAGTCGAGGGAAAGGTCAAGCAGAAGGCGTGAGGGTTATACTGAAAGGTgcgaggacagtagcagtaaggTTGAGTCGACGAAGCGGCGGTCGGAGAAGGATTTGAGCCATGATGTGAGCCTTAGAGAAAGCAGCAGCCAGTACAAGGATGCAAAGGAGAAGGGGAGGGAGCGTGGATCAGAGAGGGATAAGAAGGTCCATGAATCCAGGCATGGGAGGTCCGATGATGGAGGAAGTCGGAACCAAGGTTCTAAAACTGGCTGCTCTGAAGAGGAGAGAGTACTGAAGAAGGATGAGGAAATTACTG GATGGCAAATACGAGATGAATTGCGTAATGCTGAGCTAGAGAAGGAGCTCGAGAAATGTATTAGGAGGAGGGGAGATGGCTCTGGTGATAGAGATAAATCGCAAGGTGATGGTAGAGATAGTGATAATAGGCGATTATCTTCAAGAGATGATCGCCCCAAAAATGAAAACTATAAAGAAGAGAGGCACAGGGATGAAAGGCATAAAGATGGAAGGTATCAAGGTAAATACAGGGAGGATCTTGACAGGGATCAAAGGCATCGAGATGACAGACACCGAGATGAGCACTCCTCAAGGGATCATACTACTGACAGATCTGACAATAAGCATCATAGGGATGAAAATAAGACCTCAAAGAGTCGCTATAAGGAAAGTAAGCTTCAGGATAGTGATCATGGTGGTTCTCATGTTGAGGATCGCAGCAGCAGATATAAAGATTCATGGGGAAGGAAAAGGTCAATTGACGAAAATGATGCTTATAATGATTTGAGGCCTCGAAGTGCAAAAGAGTCATTTGGAGACTGTGACAGAGCTAGGCCAGAATATTTACATTCAAACAAGATTGACTCCAATCAGAGCAACAAGCGACCAAAGAGTTCTTCCAGCTCCAGTGTTCATGTCATTAAGGATCCAAGCAG GCGTAGCTCCAGGCAAGTGGGGTCTACCCACCAAGGCTTGCCATCAGGAGATAAAGATCGCCCTGGTGTAGCTTCCATGGGAGATCTTGCTGGTGTTTCAAGAGGTTGCGATGGAACTTCTGATTCCCAGTCTTTGAAGAAGGCCAAATCAAAGTATCACATTAATTCAGGTGACCATCCGGTTGAAACATCTTCACAAGATGATAAGATCCGAAGATCAGATGGTCAATCCCAATCAATTCAGTTAACGGAAATATCGCAGTCCACAAATGATCATCAATTTTTATATAGGAGCGGCACAAGGCATAGTCTTGATATCGAAGATATGGCCAAAAAAGGCAGTTCTTACAAGGATAAAAAAGAGTATTCCAGTGTAGATGGCAGAGAGCGGGAGTTACCATTGAAGAACCTTATTATGGATAATTATTCTCGGACGGAGAGCAATGAACACGTTCCTTTTGGTCCATCCTCTTTCAACCAAAATGGTCAATTTCCACCTCCGCCACCTGTCAGGCATGGGGTTGATAGTCCTTTACTTTTGGGTTCATATGAAGATGACAATACCAATCAAATTGGGGATCATACATCTGGGAGCCGTTACAGAAgaaatagtgatttcagtactGGGAAAGGACAGGGAAATGCTTGGAAGAGTGCCCCAACTTGGCCATCTCCAGTTGCTAATCGTTTCATGCCTTTCCAGCATGGGCTGATGCCTCCTGGATTTCCTTCAGCTATGCAGCAATTTCCTGCTCCATCTCTATTTGGTATGAGACCAGCTATGGATGTGACCCATGACATTGTTTCTTATCACATGCATAGAGCAGCTGGTCATGTCCGCCCATTTGGTTGGCACAATCCAATGGAGGATTCACGTCCTCAATTGCAAGGATGGGATGGAAGCAGTGGTGTACTTGGTGATGATTCCCATGTCTATGGTAGACCAGAATGGGATCATCCAAATGGACATCTAAGTGGCATCAGAGGGTGGGGGATGAGTGCTGCTATGTGGAAGGGACAAAATGAAAATGTGAATGTTGAGATTCCTCAGCCTCAGGAGCCAGATTATTCAAGTCATTCACTGCCAGATAAAGGTTGGACTAGGCAGTCTGACAACCAGTCTAGCAAAGAACAGGTCCTGTCAGAAAGGACTGAAATCAAGCGATCTAATGATGCACCTCCAGCCAAGAATGCTGCGGAAGCGCCTCCAGAAACTATGTACAAAAAGACTCCCGTTCCTTCTAAGACAGCAGGAGATGATTGCTCCCGTTTTTGCTGTAATTACCTTTCTAAGCTTGACATCTCAGTTGACCTTGCCTCCCCAGAGTTGTATAAACAATGCTTAACACTATTGGGAACTAGTGACCCTGTTGTATGTAATATTTCAAAGCATGGATACCATCAG AACATTGATGATGAGAATAAAGTGGTAAAGAAGAGACGAAATAACATCTTAAGTTCTGTGTTTCCTGCAAATACAGAGGCTGTTTTTCAG AGAGCCATGTCATTGTATAAGAAGCAACATGAAGTAGCAAAAGCAATGTTCCCTGTTGTAACAGACCCCTCAAGGGGAGAAAAAGATTCTCCAGAAGCTTCTGACACAGATAAAGTGAAGGTGGTTGATGATCAGCTTCCTGAAGAAATGCTGTCGGCAAATGCTAGTTCCTGTCGGAGCACAGAAGAAGGAAGCAATTTTGTTACTGAAGCCAAAGATGATGTTCCTGGTGATGCCAAGCAACAGCAGGACACTGATGAGAATGTTCCTGGTGATGCCCAAGCACAAGGTGATCTTTCTGGTGATGCAAAAGAACAACATTCTGATGTCATTTCTGATGCTGTTGTTTTGGGAGAGGGTTCACAGGCATGTGAAGCTGTAATGCCagagtgtagggtaaatttaagCCGGATACCTATTTCTCCTGAAAGTACACATTGA